A genomic region of Peptococcaceae bacterium 1198_IL3148 contains the following coding sequences:
- a CDS encoding O-antigen ligase family protein, which produces MSNTKMYNNLEASGNNSIRKFAIIILSLIIIITPFMRGLFFPEDQVKILIFASLLALTAAFYVWRSRSYGVTNLTFLSHPIDFLILALPLVYIISGFNAVNLGLSVDEILVNVLYFVIFWCASRLIITQKSAEAVLAVIFSTAFVLSIVGLAAATDIIAIKDGYINGRIYSTLQYPNALASYLGVGLLIGLYFLNQFSRKESSTIKDKSKYISVGISIVSFIILLVFWATGSRGGFLVFAATLPVFIFFSFNKKRLLIEFIIIALGAIPSSTMFLRSVEAGNLGMAWLWVLLGMLVVFIAKIIMWFVYSRFNSRKLKMATAGIFGLAGVSGLVYFLLQGGVGNIISRFSNLRTASTRVEFISAATEMIKERPLLGWGGGGWQEMYQSYLGYFYNTNEAHSYIFQVGVETGIIGMLVVLAIVVVFIKLVFDLAKEGYRDLAALLGTSAMLVFVHATIDFNLSLAALTIVLMVILAITRGLLIQYSDVKSTTDTKNNVQFITSLALIGVVTLGGLMLFSANKALAASYNHLKSNNYGSAIDQAEWAVSLNPYNAEYKLYLSDLMLMVGEKQRAEQELTDAIQKNPYNTAAKLRLANFYLSQKEFDKALDESRKVIELEPLRGTRYEQHAAMLVNVVQQQLYDSKNEGIHKHISEILKLPQLMNDRYNQLSETEKSLWTGAPPLNKLTPNMRLLLGQARCYAGDYDMALKELAQAEKGVNSKDTKLKGEILLWKAAALEKANVIDESKQAYENAIELYPKGAELYSIIKQTLNKID; this is translated from the coding sequence ATGAGTAATACTAAAATGTATAATAACCTAGAGGCAAGTGGCAATAATTCTATTCGTAAATTTGCTATTATAATTTTATCTTTAATAATAATTATTACACCTTTCATGCGAGGTTTATTCTTCCCAGAGGATCAAGTAAAAATATTAATATTTGCTTCGCTGTTGGCCCTTACAGCAGCTTTTTATGTGTGGAGAAGTAGAAGTTATGGCGTTACAAACCTTACATTTCTAAGTCACCCCATAGACTTTCTTATACTAGCATTGCCACTAGTGTACATTATTTCAGGCTTTAACGCTGTCAATTTGGGATTATCTGTCGATGAAATACTAGTCAATGTTTTATACTTTGTTATCTTTTGGTGTGCCTCAAGGCTGATTATCACCCAAAAATCAGCGGAAGCAGTGTTAGCTGTAATCTTTAGCACGGCTTTTGTGTTATCTATTGTGGGTCTAGCGGCTGCTACTGATATTATAGCTATAAAGGATGGCTATATTAATGGTCGTATCTACTCAACGCTGCAATACCCAAACGCCCTTGCTTCATACCTAGGGGTAGGTCTATTAATTGGACTATACTTTTTAAACCAGTTTAGCCGTAAAGAAAGTAGCACAATAAAAGATAAAAGTAAATATATATCTGTAGGCATTTCAATAGTAAGCTTTATAATCTTACTTGTTTTTTGGGCTACCGGTTCCCGCGGTGGATTTTTGGTATTTGCCGCCACCTTACCCGTTTTTATATTTTTTAGCTTTAACAAGAAAAGACTATTAATCGAATTTATTATTATTGCCCTAGGGGCAATTCCCAGTTCAACCATGTTTTTACGCAGTGTAGAAGCAGGAAACCTAGGCATGGCTTGGCTATGGGTATTGTTAGGCATGCTGGTTGTTTTCATTGCTAAAATTATAATGTGGTTTGTGTATTCTAGATTTAATAGCAGAAAGCTCAAAATGGCAACTGCCGGTATCTTTGGTTTAGCAGGTGTTTCTGGCCTTGTTTACTTCTTGCTTCAAGGTGGAGTGGGTAATATTATAAGCCGGTTTTCAAACCTGCGCACAGCCAGTACTCGGGTAGAGTTTATAAGCGCAGCCACTGAGATGATTAAAGAACGCCCATTACTCGGATGGGGTGGTGGCGGTTGGCAGGAAATGTACCAATCCTACCTGGGGTATTTTTATAATACAAATGAAGCCCACAGTTATATTTTTCAGGTTGGTGTAGAGACCGGTATTATCGGTATGCTGGTAGTGTTGGCAATAGTAGTAGTATTTATCAAATTAGTATTTGACCTAGCTAAGGAGGGATACAGGGATCTAGCTGCTTTGTTAGGTACCTCTGCTATGTTGGTTTTCGTACACGCTACAATAGACTTTAACCTATCATTGGCAGCCCTTACTATTGTATTGATGGTAATACTAGCAATAACTAGAGGTTTATTAATTCAGTACAGCGATGTAAAATCAACTACTGACACTAAAAATAACGTTCAGTTTATAACCTCATTAGCATTAATTGGCGTTGTTACTTTAGGTGGGCTAATGCTGTTTTCAGCCAATAAAGCTTTGGCCGCATCTTACAACCATCTAAAATCTAATAACTATGGTTCTGCTATAGACCAAGCGGAATGGGCAGTTAGTTTAAACCCCTATAATGCGGAATATAAGTTATATCTATCAGACCTAATGCTTATGGTAGGTGAAAAGCAAAGAGCAGAGCAAGAGTTAACTGATGCTATACAAAAAAACCCTTACAATACTGCAGCCAAGCTAAGATTAGCTAACTTTTACTTAAGCCAAAAGGAATTTGACAAGGCCTTAGATGAAAGCAGAAAAGTAATTGAGTTAGAACCCCTAAGGGGAACACGATATGAACAACATGCTGCTATGTTAGTTAATGTGGTACAGCAACAACTTTATGATAGCAAAAATGAAGGGATACATAAACATATAAGTGAAATATTAAAACTTCCACAATTAATGAATGACAGATATAACCAACTTAGTGAGACAGAAAAGAGTCTTTGGACTGGTGCACCACCCCTTAACAAATTAACACCTAATATGAGGCTACTGTTGGGCCAAGCACGCTGCTATGCTGGTGACTATGATATGGCATTGAAGGAATTGGCCCAAGCAGAAAAAGGCGTCAATTCTAAAGATACTAAACTAAAAGGGGAAATACTACTATGGAAGGCTGCTGCTTTAGAAAAAGCAAATGTGATAGATGAGTCCAAACAAGCATATGAGAATGCTATAGAGTTGTACCCTAAAGGCGCCGAACTTTACTCAATAATAAAGCAAACTCTAAATAAAATTGATTAA
- a CDS encoding glycosyltransferase family 4 protein — protein sequence MKKTTICMFLLKEIRYDARVQKEAKTLAKNGHKVLIFYIKKDNANFLYPGVTLVPFGKAQVKHKNLSPKSRFLYSLKKPFRLVKNLLAYKRYLDFVIKWLLENGYKSDLAFHCHDLPALPIGLCCSAKFGGKVVYDSHELYPEMTGRGSLEKIIYTLIESNLIKRADIVISANEPRAEIMSKKYKISLPVVIKNYPDEEQSNNANIKLRNQLGIEKETVIIIYIGGLQGGRALTNLVEAMNFIESGAVLLLIGYGNLTTALKEKVEVEGLTERVIIMPPINPSEIHGYLKQADLGVAFYENISLNNWLAAPNKMYDYIMADTPVLVGNQPGISEEVAQYNVGLICETLEPNAIAKTITKYITNEGLIQKLKSNCKDNKQLFLWSTQEQKLLNIYSHLERGLLSCKKFA from the coding sequence ATGAAAAAAACTACAATATGCATGTTTCTACTTAAAGAAATAAGGTACGATGCTAGGGTTCAAAAAGAAGCTAAAACACTAGCAAAAAATGGTCATAAGGTACTGATTTTTTATATTAAAAAGGATAACGCTAACTTTTTGTATCCTGGTGTTACTTTGGTCCCCTTTGGAAAAGCACAGGTTAAACATAAAAATCTAAGTCCTAAATCTAGGTTTTTATATTCACTAAAAAAACCTTTCCGGTTAGTAAAGAATTTATTAGCATATAAAAGATATTTAGATTTTGTAATTAAATGGTTACTAGAGAATGGCTACAAAAGTGATTTAGCTTTCCACTGCCACGACTTACCGGCGCTGCCCATTGGGTTATGTTGTTCAGCCAAGTTTGGTGGTAAAGTAGTATATGATTCTCATGAGTTATACCCAGAAATGACGGGGCGAGGTAGTTTAGAAAAAATAATATATACATTAATAGAGAGTAATTTAATTAAACGTGCCGACATAGTTATTTCTGCCAATGAGCCAAGGGCTGAAATAATGAGTAAAAAGTATAAAATTAGTTTGCCAGTAGTAATAAAGAACTACCCCGATGAGGAACAAAGTAATAATGCTAATATAAAACTACGAAATCAACTAGGTATAGAAAAAGAAACTGTAATTATCATATACATAGGTGGACTTCAGGGCGGCCGGGCACTGACTAACTTAGTTGAAGCAATGAATTTTATTGAGTCAGGTGCGGTGTTGCTATTAATCGGTTATGGCAACTTAACAACTGCACTGAAAGAAAAAGTTGAAGTTGAAGGTTTAACAGAACGGGTAATAATAATGCCCCCTATAAATCCTTCGGAAATACATGGCTATTTAAAACAAGCTGATTTGGGTGTAGCTTTTTATGAAAATATAAGCTTAAATAACTGGTTAGCAGCTCCTAATAAAATGTATGATTATATAATGGCAGACACACCGGTGCTTGTGGGTAATCAACCAGGTATAAGTGAAGAAGTGGCACAATATAATGTTGGGCTAATTTGTGAAACATTAGAGCCAAACGCAATTGCAAAAACCATAACTAAATATATAACTAATGAAGGCTTAATACAAAAATTAAAGAGTAACTGTAAAGATAATAAACAATTGTTCTTATGGTCAACACAAGAGCAGAAACTATTAAATATATACAGTCATTTGGAGAGGGGACTTTTAAGTTGCAAAAAATTTGCGTAG
- a CDS encoding nucleotide sugar dehydrogenase, with the protein MQKICVVGLGYIGLPTAAMFASAGLQVHGVDINTKIVEEISQGKCPYVEPGLPELIEEAVRLKKLTVSTTPEKADAFILSVPTPCTKEKQADMKYCNEAMKSIIPYLEEGNLIVLESTVYPGATEDVVIAQLKANGMQDKNIYVAHCPERVIPGKIVDELVNNYRVIGGNTNKSAEVAKELYSSFVKGQMYTTNLRTAEMVKLMENTFRDVNIALANEMAKICASLGINVWEAISLANEHPRVNLHQPGPGVGGHCIAVDPYFIIGAAPNLSELITTARKINSSMPGYVVDIVSQKVKKAGKVAVLGLSYKANVDDTRESPSLEIINLLKKKGYLVTAYDPYVPTSIELEECLDHADCVLITVDHTNFKSLNPEVFSLLVANKLIIDTKNIIDHDVWEKAGFEVILLGDAINKDDVNNFFDNKSLAANA; encoded by the coding sequence TTGCAAAAAATTTGCGTAGTCGGATTAGGATACATAGGCTTACCAACAGCAGCAATGTTTGCAAGTGCCGGTTTACAAGTTCATGGTGTGGATATCAACACTAAGATCGTTGAAGAAATATCACAGGGTAAATGCCCTTATGTAGAACCCGGTCTGCCAGAGCTTATTGAAGAGGCTGTGAGATTAAAAAAGTTGACGGTTAGTACGACGCCAGAAAAAGCTGATGCATTTATACTTTCAGTACCAACCCCCTGCACAAAAGAAAAACAAGCTGATATGAAATACTGCAACGAAGCTATGAAGTCGATAATTCCATATTTAGAAGAAGGTAATCTAATTGTCTTGGAATCAACTGTCTATCCAGGTGCCACCGAGGACGTTGTGATAGCTCAATTAAAAGCCAATGGAATGCAAGACAAAAATATTTATGTTGCACATTGTCCGGAAAGAGTTATACCTGGAAAGATTGTTGATGAGTTAGTCAATAACTATCGAGTTATAGGCGGTAATACTAATAAGTCAGCAGAAGTAGCAAAAGAACTTTATAGCTCTTTTGTTAAGGGGCAAATGTACACTACTAATCTCAGAACCGCAGAAATGGTTAAATTGATGGAAAACACATTTAGAGATGTTAATATAGCTTTAGCTAATGAAATGGCTAAGATCTGTGCAAGCTTGGGTATAAATGTTTGGGAAGCAATTTCATTAGCTAATGAACATCCGCGGGTTAACCTGCACCAACCAGGACCAGGGGTAGGGGGACACTGTATTGCGGTTGATCCTTACTTTATCATTGGAGCAGCCCCGAATTTATCAGAACTAATTACCACTGCACGAAAAATAAATAGCAGTATGCCGGGGTATGTAGTGGATATTGTTAGTCAAAAAGTGAAGAAAGCCGGAAAAGTTGCGGTGTTAGGGCTAAGCTATAAAGCAAATGTAGATGACACTAGAGAAAGTCCTTCCCTGGAAATTATTAATTTACTAAAGAAAAAGGGCTATTTAGTAACCGCCTACGATCCCTATGTCCCAACATCTATAGAATTAGAAGAATGTTTAGACCACGCTGATTGCGTTTTAATAACAGTGGACCATACAAATTTTAAATCACTCAACCCAGAAGTATTTAGCCTATTAGTTGCAAACAAATTAATTATAGATACTAAAAATATAATTGATCATGATGTGTGGGAAAAAGCGGGATTTGAAGTTATCTTGCTAGGCGATGCCATTAATAAAGATGATGTTAATAATTTTTTTGATAATAAATCTTTAGCCGCTAATGCCTAA